One Brachyspira pilosicoli P43/6/78 genomic window carries:
- the hpt gene encoding hypoxanthine phosphoribosyltransferase — protein sequence MRKDENISKILISEENINKKVKELAQKINNDYKDKTPCLIGLLKGSFVFIADLAREIDTNIEVDFMIVSSYGNEKIGSEIKILKDVDIPLTGKDVIIVEDIIDTGYTLEKICEILQTRNVASLKICTLLNKPSRRKVDIKIDYNGFDIEDEFVVGYGIDYAQKYRNLPYIGVVE from the coding sequence ATGAGAAAAGATGAGAATATATCAAAGATACTTATATCTGAAGAGAATATAAATAAAAAAGTTAAAGAATTAGCACAAAAAATAAACAATGATTATAAAGATAAAACTCCTTGTTTAATAGGGCTTCTTAAGGGTTCTTTTGTATTTATTGCAGATTTAGCAAGAGAAATTGATACTAATATAGAGGTTGATTTTATGATAGTATCTAGTTATGGAAATGAGAAGATAGGCTCTGAAATTAAAATACTTAAAGATGTTGATATACCTTTAACAGGCAAAGATGTTATTATAGTAGAAGATATTATTGACACAGGATACACTTTAGAGAAAATTTGCGAAATATTACAAACTAGAAATGTTGCTTCGCTTAAAATATGTACACTTCTTAATAAGCCTTCAAGAAGAAAAGTTGATATAAAAATTGATTATAATGGTTTTGATATAGAAGATGAGTTTGTTGTAGGATACGGCATTGACTATGCACAGAAATATAGAAACTTACCTTATATTGGAGTTGTAGAATAA